In Plasmodium vivax chromosome 14, whole genome shotgun sequence, the genomic window GAAGCACGCCACAGTACATTCGGAGAGTTTGGACGAcagtttaaaaattgaaaaatatgaagtagacaaaattggggaaatTATATGTCGACTCAAGTACAGCCAGGAGAACGTCCAACGATGTGCAGACCTTTGCAAGAGGTACAATTTTAACATCAATCTGTCCTCcttgaggggaaaaattgaCACAGCCCTGGACTATTTCGAGCACGAAAATAGGAACATTTATTTTGAGGTCATTCCTAGTTATGAGAGCCTCGGCGAGATAAAGGGCACTTCGGAGGTGATCAAACTGAAGGAGATAGACGTGTCTTCCATATATACGAAAAAGGACACCATTTCTTGCAGCCTGAAGTTGCTCTTTAATGAGAAGGCGGAGTTAGTTTACAATCTGTATAATAACGAAGCCATCGCTGTGTATGGCacgttttataaaaattttttgagtCTACGGGATCAGTATAACTTAATAAATTTGAGCTGCCGGAAAAACGTCCTCCTCATTCTTCACAATGTTATCATCAGCACTTATAATAAAATCACCAACCTGCATAGGCCCACTCATTTTGAAAACAACTtaacttttttgcaaaacgtggAGCAGAATCTGAAGGAAATCTTAACCCAAGTGGAGAGCAGTCTAACAGCCGAGCATACCAACCACGTAGAATTCCAGAGGAAGTTCCTAAACGTAGGAATTAACCAAGAATCGGTCAATTCGTATAACTCCTTTTTGTACCATTtgaatgtttttaaaaaatcattaGAGGAAATTCACTCCGGTGTAGAGTCCTTTCGACTGTTCCTTCAGGACAATCACATGCATTTCCAGATCTGTCAAATGGATGTCTCTACCTTTGCCAAGTACATCGTGGACGACTTGAATACCTGTACGAGCGTCAACATAGAATCGTTAGACCATGAATATGTGcactataaaaatttgctcTCCGAAGATAGGCATAGTGAGACCAACTCCGTCAGCAGCGTCGGCGATTTGTCTGAATTAGCCCCTGGGATGATACCCTCTTTGAATTACTTCGATTTCCATGCCTTCCTGAAGAGCCACAATTTGACTTACGGGGCCCAGAATGGCAACGCCGCTAATCAGAAGAACCTCTTCCACTTCGACGCTGTGAATAACTACATCAACGTGCACTCGGAGGAGAAGCTCTTCTTCGTCATCCTCGCCATTTACTTTTCCCTGAGCATTCAGCTGGCCGCGTTCGGCGCCGAGCTGGAGGAGCTCAAGAGCAGCATGCACGACGTCTTCCTCAACTCGATCTCGGTGAGGGAGCGGTGCGCGTAGCGGCGAGAAACGCGGCGTTTAGCCAGTTCAGCGAGTTGAGCGAGCTCAGCGCGACTGCATGGGGTTACCGTACACACGAGTTGACCAATTATTAACACATCCACTTATTCTTCGCTCGTCCACCCCGCAGGAGGAGCGCGACGAGGACAGGCTGAACGACCTGCTGCAGAAGCAGAAGGTCGCCCTCAGCGCCAAGAAGGCCAAGCTGGAGGAAAGCCTGGCCTCTTTCGAGAAAAACCTCAACCAGTTCTACGACTACTTTCACGAGTACAACAAGCTGGACTACTTCAAGACGATCGAGGTGGGTCTGGTGCGGCGGCGTCCGTCTGCTCAGCGGGGGGTCGCCCAATTGCCTTCTTTGTCTCACGCGTATAGCGTGACCGTTCGATAACTTTTGAGTGGTTTTTAGATTCGTTTCGTATCCTTTCCCCATCCGTTTTGCATCCTTCCCCACCGCattaccgctttaccgctttcccccccgcttAGGACCTGAACGCCTTCACCAACAACCTCATGGGCACCGTCGAGAAGCTAAACGAGATGAACAAGAAGCATTCCTACACGCTCAAGAACTCGCTTGTGTTTAAGGACGACGTAAGGGAGGGGCGCCGCCAGTTTGCTGCCCGTTCGGCGGATCACCTTGGAAACGAGGCCGAGGCGATGGCGCGCCTGACTGGACAGCGCGCGTCAGAAGAGTCATACGCGTGgcgcatatatgtatatatatatatatatatatgcatatatatgtatatttttttttttttgttttttttcccccctgcagataAACAGatacatatacatgcgcGAGAGCGAGCGCTCCACTATTAGGTAATTCGCCCGTCCACCTCTCCATTTGAAGCGGCACTCCCGCGcagcacatatatatacatatatatgttgttgttttttttttgttttttttccccccgcagagTGCAGCAAATTCCGAATGGCTACTCGCAAAACATCCACAACAGCCACGAGCGCTTTTACTGACACGTCGAAGCGCGTACATACGCTTGGAGCtgccgttttgtttttcttttttttgtgtttatttgGGCCTTTCCCGGGGGaaaagcagcaaaacggAGCCACATACGCTTTGTGTAGCTAAGCAGCTTCGTCTGCCCGCGAAGAATTTTGTACCCGCATATTGcattgcctccttttttgccccaccTAAGGGGCAACAAAAATTGTAAGTAAAATATCACACGTAAGTAATTTGTTCCTTTAGTCATTTGTCTGTTTCGGTTTGAACACCTACACGTTTGTGAAGCAACTGCGTTTCTCCTTCGTGTGGACATGTGCAAGTGGAGAGAAgcaacgcttttttttttttttttttttttttttttttttactaacaATTATCTTTAAACGAATGATAATCCCGCAAAATAGCGGCGTATAAAAGAATGGTTTAGTATCCCTGCGTGGATGGGTTACCCCCCCAAACGGTGCAGAAGCGGTGTCGGAGCGGGGTTAACCAGATAAGATGCCGATGAGATTTCCCCAGGAATACCCGTGGCAGAAGCTCTACATATTGCCTCTCCACTTGTACCAATGATAactccaaaaagggggccaaaAGAACGAAAGGGATGGCACTTAACATGTAGAGGGAGAAGTGGTACGCTCACGCAGATGTTCGTGTTTGGTCTCCCTCCCAGTGTACACAGAAGGCAACGTCAAAATGGCGCATCCTTTCTCAGGAATTTGGGAGGGAAGGGCAATTCTCAGCTTCATGGCCAAACGGGTGAACCGAAAAATGTAACGGACATCAGTGGGGGAGTGTACCCCACGCAGGGTAAACAGGGCCATCGCAACAGAAGGgggtatacatatatacacatatatatatacatatatatatacattatatgtaCGGACCGATCGGCACGAAATAACTAGCCACACAATCACTATAACCCCTCTATGGGAGGCACATATAAAACACCGTGGTGATGTGCCTCTTTCGAGAGAGTTGACCGCGCCCAGTGGTATGTCAACCTACTCCAGTGCGTAGATTAAATGATAATAGTAACTCGCTGGGAGTTgcgtgagggaaaaaaaaaaaaataaaaaaaaaacagttaaattatattatattatgttaaaataaattaaattaaccCCGCAATTTGCGCTTCCAAATAAAGTGAAACCCGAGTATACCTGTGCAAAATGTATTACATTATTATGTATTTCTTacaaggtggaaaaaatgttaaaaaaaaaaaaaaaaaaaaaaggaaaaggtgaGAAGAGAAGATTGGTGAAATAGATAAGATGAAGAACAAGGAGAAAAGAAGCCGTtcggcgatttttttttttttttttttttttttctgtcacttggggggtaaaaaagaattagataaataaatatgcagTTTTTGCATAATGAGGTTATATGTGCCCATGGGTGGGGGAGATGTA contains:
- a CDS encoding hypothetical protein, conserved (encoded by transcript PVX_123840A); this encodes MQVVCDFAHLKMVHGTVPIGKIIYANLKELARNQEYRFDEEIKNFTKLREEIVMMQHKGMNGNLLKLYKEYLFYFETFRKKNLLKEKTKLLWSNDAFNEYKRVEYEFEREHILIIFNIGLVAATLLKMKKNSEDVKMLNRMSNDVVEIFNYLFVNMNGEKMPELPDINCVTCYVFLCISMAYHENMFYNTALVKKYKRKLLAKLSFNIHCHFKNALTCLEGKELHLFFRNPSKVSSSPEIKSNLHRIRSSSSPFYNFLQVNKIIFICISNFHTALKHATVHSESLDDSLKIEKYEVDKIGEIICRLKYSQENVQRCADLCKRYNFNINLSSLRGKIDTALDYFEHENRNIYFEVIPSYESLGEIKGTSEVIKLKEIDVSSIYTKKDTISCSLKLLFNEKAELVYNLYNNEAIAVYGTFYKNFLSLRDQYNLINLSCRKNVLLILHNVIISTYNKITNLHRPTHFENNLTFLQNVEQNLKEILTQVESSLTAEHTNHVEFQRKFLNVGINQESVNSYNSFLYHLNVFKKSLEEIHSGVESFRLFLQDNHMHFQICQMDVSTFAKYIVDDLNTCTSVNIESLDHEYVHYKNLLSEDRHSETNSVSSVGDLSELAPGMIPSLNYFDFHAFLKSHNLTYGAQNGNAANQKNLFHFDAVNNYINVHSEEKLFFVILAIYFSLSIQLAAFGAELEELKSSMHDVFLNSISEERDEDRLNDLLQKQKVALSAKKAKLEESLASFEKNLNQFYDYFHEYNKLDYFKTIEDLNAFTNNLMGTVEKLNEMNKKHSYTLKNSLVFKDDINRYIYMRESERSTIRVQQIPNGYSQNIHNSHERFY